A single window of Dermochelys coriacea isolate rDerCor1 chromosome 2, rDerCor1.pri.v4, whole genome shotgun sequence DNA harbors:
- the NRSN1 gene encoding neurensin-1 gives MSSYADICSSKQAQSGTEGRYQRYGVRSYLHQFYEDCTASIWEHENDFQIQRSPSRWSSAFWKVGLISGVVFMLIGLTVLVVGFLVPPKIEALEEEDFVVVDNHAIQFNGALDICKLAGAILFCIGGTTMAACLLMSAFAKSYSKEEKYLQQRFKERIADIKAHTHPVTKAPAPGESKIPVTLSEVQNVQPLSET, from the exons ATGAGCTCATATGCGGATATCTGCAGCTCCAAGCAAGCGCAGAGCGGCACGGAGGGAAGATATCAACGCTATGGAGTTCGATCCTATCTGCATCAATTTTATGAGGACTGCACAGCTTCAATTTGGGAGCATGAGAATGATTTTCAGATCCAGAGATCACCTAGCAGGTGGAGCTCTGCATTCTGGAAG GTCGGACTCATCTCTGGGGTGGTTTTTATGCTGATCGGGTTAACAGTTCTTGTAGTAGGTTTTCTTGTGCCACCGAAAATCGAAGCCTTGGAGGAAGAAGATTTTGTTGTTGTGGATAACCATGCCATTCAGTTTAACGGAGCCCTTGATATATGTAAGCTGGCAGGAGCGATCTTATTTTGTATTGGAGGGACCACAATGGCAGCATGCCTGTTGATGTCTGCTTTTGCTAAAAGCTACTCCAAAGAAGAAAAGTATCTTCAGCAAAGGTTTAAAGAGAGAATAGCAGACATAAAAGCCCATACACACCCAGTCACAAAAGCACCGGCACCAGGAGAATCAAAGATTCCTGTCACTTTGTCCGAAGTTCAAAATGTCCAACCTTTATCAGAAACCtga